A genome region from Colwellia sp. Arc7-D includes the following:
- a CDS encoding sigma-54 dependent transcriptional regulator produces the protein MLQVLLVDDDAEFTEVACQIIEFLGHDVYVASTLKEAEEWLTNQQFDHVLLDFMLPDGSGLHLIDFLKKNQLSPYVTLITGHPSVKGMLAGLCGPKVNYIVKPLQREDIEATLNRNTKKPKKINSKMPTLHFGCLVGESKPMQELYTMIERVAKTSANVMLMGESGVGKEVVANAIHASTGATDPIIATNCGALSKELISSELFGHEKGAFTGAVARKEGVFVRAGNGTLFLDEITEMPLDMQPNLLRALENKRVIPVGGTQEIEVNCRVVSATNRTMAELAEGKVIREDVYYRLAVFPISIPSLSERKEDIPLLAEVFLQQLNNENDAEFVWTTAQLETLKNTPWPGNVRELRHAIHRAFIMSEPATKTIQLPSSFISPFAAATNQSSAVSAGQTIEGLEKELIRVTLDKVDGNKTQAAEMLGISTKTLYNRLHAYGDFTD, from the coding sequence ATGCTACAGGTGCTATTGGTTGATGACGATGCTGAATTTACAGAAGTCGCGTGCCAAATAATAGAATTTTTAGGTCATGATGTTTATGTAGCGTCTACCTTAAAAGAAGCAGAAGAATGGTTAACCAATCAACAATTTGATCATGTTTTGCTTGATTTTATGTTGCCCGATGGCAGCGGCTTACACTTGATAGATTTTTTGAAAAAAAATCAACTTAGCCCTTATGTGACTTTAATAACAGGTCACCCTTCGGTAAAAGGTATGCTTGCAGGCTTGTGTGGTCCAAAAGTTAACTACATTGTAAAACCATTACAACGCGAAGATATTGAAGCGACACTGAATAGAAACACCAAAAAGCCCAAAAAAATCAACAGTAAAATGCCAACATTACACTTTGGTTGCCTTGTAGGTGAGTCAAAACCTATGCAAGAGCTATATACTATGATTGAGCGCGTAGCTAAAACCTCAGCTAACGTAATGCTCATGGGAGAAAGTGGTGTAGGTAAAGAAGTTGTTGCGAATGCAATTCATGCATCCACTGGCGCAACTGACCCCATCATTGCTACCAACTGCGGGGCTTTATCAAAAGAGTTAATTAGTAGTGAGCTGTTTGGTCATGAAAAAGGCGCATTTACAGGCGCGGTTGCTCGCAAAGAAGGGGTATTTGTTAGGGCCGGCAATGGCACACTTTTTCTTGATGAAATAACTGAAATGCCGCTCGACATGCAACCAAATTTATTACGCGCATTAGAAAATAAGCGTGTTATCCCGGTTGGTGGTACACAAGAAATTGAAGTTAATTGTCGTGTAGTTTCTGCTACAAACAGAACAATGGCTGAATTAGCTGAAGGAAAAGTAATTCGTGAAGATGTGTATTATCGTTTAGCCGTTTTTCCAATTAGCATCCCATCATTGAGCGAAAGAAAAGAAGACATTCCTTTACTTGCCGAAGTGTTTTTACAACAGCTGAACAATGAAAATGATGCAGAATTTGTTTGGACAACAGCACAATTAGAGACATTAAAAAATACCCCTTGGCCTGGTAATGTTAGGGAGCTTAGACACGCTATACACCGTGCTTTTATTATGAGTGAACCAGCAACCAAAACCATACAATTACCAAGTAGTTTTATCTCGCCCTTTGCTGCTGCAACAAATCAATCATCTGCCGTATCGGCAGGACAAACAATTGAAGGGCTTGAAAAAGAGCTTATTCGTGTCACCTTAGATAAAGTTGATGGCAACAAAACACAAGCAGCTGAAATGTTAGGCATAAGTACCAAAACCTTATACAACAGATTACATGCTTACGGTGACTTTACAGATTAA
- a CDS encoding histidine kinase: protein MNQENNDINHLIHDTRAPLNRISMQAELIKMVLENDMPKEKAIAAIDKILVACQDCSKRLQDIAELSQS from the coding sequence GTGAATCAAGAAAACAACGATATTAATCATTTAATACATGATACTCGAGCGCCTTTAAATAGAATTTCTATGCAGGCAGAATTAATCAAAATGGTGTTAGAAAACGATATGCCAAAGGAAAAAGCAATAGCTGCCATCGATAAAATACTGGTCGCTTGCCAAGATTGTAGCAAACGTTTGCAAGATATTGCTGAACTGTCTCAATCGTAA
- a CDS encoding sensor histidine kinase, with protein MPIKKLFENAVFNWGLITSIIVMVIITNGYLAIKTIEDLSDTQASLYNTGDIIGEINNLHNLVLMAETGQRGYLLTEIPEYLTPYEDALDSLSDQLTNTRKLRSEVPEQTERIAALLILVEQKTNELKKTVELALADKEKRALKLVMTGAGRNLYKELRAELEYIKILEINHRNTLFAVLSTVEREAKVTFAISGITSALLLLGLAFFARLNTKSEVKYRLQLEQQNEELAQKVAARTKELTLYSDELSRSNRELEDFAFVASHDLQEPLRKIRAFGDRLQTNYAQSLDEKGADYINRMKNAAERMSNLINDLLEFSRISTRGKPFTNVPLQHLIESTIGDIEISIEESGAKILLDDLPEINADASQMHHLFINLISNAIKFRKEDVKPIIIIQYCQQEIAQEQWHIITVKDNGIGFEQEFADKIFVPFQRLHARTEYKGTGIGLAISRRIVERHGGKISATSILGEGTQFRIEIPVNNTLINLTGEDTNAK; from the coding sequence ATGCCCATTAAAAAGCTTTTCGAAAACGCAGTATTTAACTGGGGGCTGATTACAAGTATCATCGTTATGGTGATAATAACTAATGGTTATTTAGCCATAAAAACCATTGAAGATTTATCTGATACTCAGGCCAGTTTATATAATACCGGAGATATTATAGGGGAAATAAATAACTTACATAATTTAGTTTTGATGGCTGAAACAGGCCAGCGTGGCTATTTACTGACTGAAATACCAGAATATTTAACCCCCTATGAAGATGCATTAGATAGCTTAAGCGATCAACTTACCAATACCCGAAAACTTCGCTCCGAAGTACCAGAACAAACAGAGCGAATTGCAGCTTTACTGATACTGGTAGAGCAAAAAACAAATGAATTAAAAAAGACCGTTGAATTAGCACTCGCTGACAAAGAAAAACGCGCGTTAAAACTTGTGATGACAGGTGCGGGTCGTAACTTGTATAAAGAGTTACGAGCCGAATTAGAATATATAAAAATACTCGAGATAAACCACCGAAACACCTTATTTGCCGTGCTTTCAACAGTTGAGCGAGAAGCAAAAGTTACTTTCGCTATTTCGGGTATTACCAGTGCTTTATTACTTTTAGGCTTAGCCTTTTTTGCCCGATTAAATACCAAAAGTGAAGTAAAATATCGTCTTCAACTTGAACAACAAAATGAAGAATTAGCGCAAAAAGTTGCTGCTCGAACCAAAGAACTCACGCTTTATTCAGATGAGTTATCACGCAGTAACCGTGAACTAGAAGATTTTGCCTTTGTAGCTTCACATGATTTACAAGAACCGCTAAGAAAAATTCGTGCTTTTGGTGACCGGTTACAAACAAACTACGCACAATCATTAGACGAAAAGGGCGCTGATTACATCAACAGAATGAAAAATGCGGCCGAGCGAATGTCAAATTTGATCAATGATTTGCTCGAGTTTTCGCGTATATCCACTCGCGGAAAACCTTTTACCAATGTGCCTTTACAACATCTTATTGAAAGTACCATTGGCGACATAGAGATCAGTATAGAAGAAAGCGGTGCAAAAATTTTACTGGATGATTTACCCGAAATTAATGCTGACGCGAGCCAAATGCACCACCTTTTTATAAACTTAATTTCTAACGCGATTAAGTTTCGAAAAGAAGATGTTAAGCCAATAATTATCATACAATATTGCCAACAAGAAATTGCTCAAGAGCAATGGCATATCATCACCGTAAAAGATAATGGCATTGGCTTTGAACAAGAGTTTGCCGATAAAATATTTGTACCTTTTCAACGGCTACATGCCAGAACTGAATATAAAGGTACGGGGATTGGTTTAGCCATAAGCAGGCGAATTGTAGAAAGGCATGGCGGTAAAATTTCAGCAACCAGTATATTGGGTGAGGGAACACAATTCAGGATTGAAATTCCTGTTAATAACACTTTAATTAACTTAACTGGAGAAGATACTAATGCTAAGTAG
- a CDS encoding response regulator, which yields MLSSKGKPFTILMADDDEDDRLLTQDALQESRVRNNLYCVEDGVELLEYLRREGKYADPATSPRPGLILLDLNMPRKDGREALKEIKADAELQNIPVVILTTSGQEEDKVKGYNLGAASYITKPVNFEGLVELMKALGKYWIEFVELPNE from the coding sequence ATGCTAAGTAGTAAAGGTAAACCTTTCACTATTTTGATGGCCGATGACGATGAAGATGATCGTTTATTAACACAAGACGCCTTACAAGAAAGTAGAGTTCGCAATAACTTATATTGTGTAGAAGACGGCGTGGAGCTACTCGAATACCTCAGAAGAGAAGGTAAATACGCAGATCCTGCCACCTCACCAAGACCGGGGTTAATTCTGCTTGATTTAAACATGCCAAGAAAAGATGGCAGAGAAGCACTGAAAGAAATTAAAGCAGATGCAGAATTACAAAATATACCGGTTGTTATTCTGACCACTTCAGGACAAGAAGAAGATAAAGTTAAAGGATATAACTTAGGCGCGGCATCTTATATTACTAAACCGGTTAACTTTGAAGGTTTAGTAGAGCTAATGAAAGCGCTAGGTAAATATTGGATAGAATTTGTTGAGTTACCCAATGAATAA
- a CDS encoding response regulator, with protein MPTPVARVLLVEDDEDDYILTSEYLNQLDSHTFEIDWVTNPTKALEQLNLGKHDICLLDYQLGAYNGLTVLEKASKAGCSTPIIMLTGQSDETLDQSALAAGAVDYLVKGEITTSRFARAIRYALARQEIENERVERINAEMQNQSKDRFLAHLSHELRTPLTSILGYTEILLNSNKAPNAETELNIIFNNGKHLLGLLNNVLDLSKIAVGKLEYNFSTINLDSFIADIFCLMQVHATDQNLKLVMHARTPLPLEIYSDPVRLRQVIINLLHNGIKFTEKGQVSLSVWTELINEKEMLKFSVVDTGQGIPENMLGNIFKPFEQVEDFISRKEQGAGLGLSICTELIQHMGGSINVQSVVNQGSEFTFSIDPGDIVNQERVLLAFEQEHSTHEFLTLTPLQGQVLVVDDMDDIRRLIGHICQSFGLNVSYASNGLQAIEECELAREKGHSFDLVLMDIHMPTLDGKRAIQKLRALDFNNPIVAVTAATMKGVKQELLALGFNHIVAKPIDKHELYQSLANYLMVENQPNSNILQASAQRILVVEDDEDAADVTVLLLESLGVEAVKAQTAQICQDLLHNESNWTTVLLDLHLPDANGLDLAQSIKHTYPDITLILVSGATVPEQALKQAGINKAILKPINLDILKALI; from the coding sequence ATGCCCACACCCGTTGCTCGTGTACTACTTGTTGAAGATGATGAAGATGATTACATTCTCACCAGTGAATATCTGAATCAGTTAGACTCACATACATTTGAAATAGACTGGGTAACCAATCCAACAAAAGCACTGGAGCAGCTTAACCTTGGAAAGCATGATATTTGCCTGCTTGATTATCAGCTTGGTGCATACAATGGTTTAACGGTATTAGAAAAAGCATCAAAAGCCGGCTGTTCTACACCTATAATAATGTTAACAGGCCAATCAGACGAGACGCTTGATCAGTCTGCGTTAGCTGCTGGCGCTGTTGATTATCTCGTTAAGGGTGAAATTACCACCTCAAGATTTGCTCGTGCTATTAGGTATGCCCTGGCTCGACAAGAAATTGAAAATGAACGGGTTGAGCGTATAAACGCCGAAATGCAAAATCAATCAAAAGATAGGTTTCTCGCACACTTAAGTCATGAACTTCGAACACCATTAACCTCAATACTCGGCTATACCGAAATATTATTAAACAGTAATAAAGCACCAAATGCTGAAACTGAACTCAATATTATATTCAATAATGGCAAACACTTATTAGGCTTGTTAAACAATGTCCTGGATTTATCAAAAATTGCCGTTGGTAAACTCGAATACAACTTTTCAACCATTAACTTAGACAGTTTCATCGCAGATATATTTTGCTTAATGCAAGTGCATGCTACAGATCAAAACCTTAAATTAGTAATGCACGCGCGCACCCCATTACCTTTAGAAATATATTCCGATCCTGTACGCCTTCGCCAAGTAATAATTAACTTACTTCATAACGGCATTAAATTTACCGAAAAAGGTCAAGTTTCGTTAAGTGTTTGGACTGAGCTAATCAATGAAAAAGAAATGCTGAAATTTTCAGTCGTAGACACAGGCCAAGGTATTCCAGAGAATATGTTAGGCAATATATTTAAGCCCTTTGAGCAAGTTGAAGATTTTATATCAAGAAAAGAACAAGGTGCAGGTTTAGGTTTATCAATTTGTACTGAATTAATTCAGCATATGGGCGGTTCAATCAACGTTCAATCTGTTGTAAATCAAGGTAGCGAATTTACATTTTCCATCGATCCTGGCGATATTGTTAATCAAGAACGAGTGCTACTGGCTTTTGAGCAAGAACATTCAACCCATGAATTTTTAACACTCACGCCATTACAAGGGCAGGTATTAGTCGTTGATGATATGGATGATATCAGACGATTAATTGGTCATATTTGTCAATCGTTTGGCCTCAATGTTAGTTATGCATCCAACGGCTTACAAGCAATAGAAGAATGTGAATTAGCTCGTGAAAAAGGTCATAGTTTTGATCTTGTTTTAATGGATATTCACATGCCAACATTAGACGGCAAACGAGCGATTCAAAAATTAAGAGCGTTAGATTTTAACAACCCTATTGTTGCTGTTACTGCTGCCACCATGAAAGGTGTAAAACAAGAGTTACTAGCACTTGGCTTTAATCATATTGTTGCCAAGCCAATAGACAAACACGAGCTATACCAAAGCTTAGCTAACTATCTCATGGTAGAAAACCAACCAAACTCAAATATATTGCAAGCCAGTGCACAGCGAATTTTAGTGGTTGAAGACGATGAAGACGCCGCTGATGTAACCGTACTATTACTTGAATCTCTAGGTGTTGAAGCAGTAAAAGCACAAACAGCTCAAATATGCCAAGACCTACTGCACAACGAAAGTAACTGGACGACAGTATTACTTGATCTGCATCTACCAGATGCCAACGGTCTCGATTTAGCTCAATCAATTAAACACACTTACCCAGATATAACACTAATATTAGTGAGTGGCGCAACAGTACCTGAACAGGCATTGAAACAGGCAGGTATTAATAAAGCGATATTAAAACCCATTAATCTTGATATTTTAAAAGCCCTGATCTAA
- a CDS encoding hemerythrin domain-containing protein, protein MDIFAALSSDHEKQRLLMKALVDTTGDSASRRDFFVDLKHQLKQHSIAEERHFYMPLMKLDSTIELARHAIAEHHDIDEFIAKLETTDMDSPVWLKTMKALQHKVLHHLAEEEREFFQQAGKNLSASQKTELAVQYQAEMSN, encoded by the coding sequence ATGGATATTTTTGCCGCACTGAGCAGTGATCATGAAAAACAAAGATTGTTAATGAAAGCGTTAGTTGACACTACCGGTGATTCAGCTAGTAGACGCGACTTTTTTGTTGATTTAAAGCATCAACTCAAACAGCACTCTATTGCCGAAGAACGTCACTTTTACATGCCATTGATGAAGCTCGATAGCACAATAGAACTCGCTCGACATGCTATTGCTGAACATCATGATATCGACGAATTTATTGCAAAGTTAGAAACAACAGATATGGATTCACCCGTTTGGTTGAAAACCATGAAAGCATTACAACACAAAGTGCTCCATCACTTGGCTGAGGAAGAAAGAGAGTTTTTTCAACAGGCCGGTAAAAACTTAAGCGCTAGCCAAAAAACAGAGTTAGCTGTTCAATATCAAGCAGAGATGTCAAATTGA
- a CDS encoding phospholipase A, which yields MIKKFTYNFNSTLMLSWKKILLISATLLISFGISAETKANDLELTSIFDQRSEAVGEAIDNPFAFSQHRLNYILPFSYVSDPNTLSASGLSTENVDNIEAKYQISVKLPLYQVENSTSGLYMAFTAVSYWQVYNGEASKPFRETNYEPELFYSWRNELTFAGFKFNQIRFGLSHQSNGQSGLRSRSWNRLFASAMFSDADSFYHIKAWYRIKEDEKDDPFDSTGDDNPDITTFMGHTEFGYGTTLGDFNVMALMRNNLKTSNNKGSIELNLSYPISERYELLMQYFNGYGDSLVDYNRHQQRIGFGVQLKFI from the coding sequence TTGATTAAAAAATTTACCTATAACTTCAACTCAACACTAATGCTGAGTTGGAAAAAAATATTACTAATAAGTGCGACTTTGCTTATTAGCTTTGGTATCAGTGCTGAAACCAAAGCTAATGATTTAGAGCTTACGTCAATTTTCGACCAACGTTCCGAGGCTGTAGGTGAAGCCATTGATAATCCATTTGCATTTTCACAACATAGGCTAAATTATATATTGCCTTTCTCTTATGTCAGTGATCCAAATACCCTCAGCGCTAGCGGTTTAAGTACTGAAAACGTTGACAACATAGAAGCAAAATATCAAATCAGCGTTAAGTTACCGTTATACCAAGTAGAAAATAGCACCTCTGGCTTATACATGGCTTTTACAGCGGTTTCATATTGGCAAGTTTACAATGGTGAAGCTTCAAAACCCTTTAGAGAAACTAATTATGAACCCGAATTATTTTATTCGTGGAGAAATGAGCTCACTTTCGCGGGTTTTAAATTCAACCAAATTCGGTTTGGATTAAGCCATCAATCTAATGGTCAAAGTGGTTTACGATCACGAAGCTGGAATAGATTATTTGCATCAGCAATGTTCAGTGATGCAGATTCCTTTTACCACATAAAAGCTTGGTATCGAATTAAGGAAGATGAAAAAGATGATCCCTTCGACTCAACTGGTGATGACAACCCAGATATAACCACATTTATGGGCCATACAGAGTTCGGTTACGGCACTACGCTTGGCGACTTCAATGTCATGGCGTTAATGAGAAACAACCTAAAAACCAGTAATAATAAAGGCAGTATTGAACTTAACCTTTCTTACCCAATAAGTGAAAGGTATGAGCTTTTAATGCAATATTTTAATGGCTATGGCGATTCGTTAGTCGATTATAATCGTCATCAACAACGCATTGGCTTCGGTGTTCAACTAAAGTTTATTTAA
- a CDS encoding diacylglycerol kinase family protein, protein MFIVKYYLIGAILAFLALLLTSTLYFKVIFAWVGLSLSLVSLAYIFDLPWIFRKKSNGSIPFYIRWIFIPFLLGTQLYNAWARKYDKVPAIQEIEKNLFLACRLFPSDIPYLRKQGVSAILDVTAEFDGLDWTAENEELAYYNLPVLDHKSPKSEELLKAVHWVDNHISNANGVVIHCALGRGRSVLVMAAYLLSKNKSLNVAQALEKITGIRSTAGLNKAQLRALVQFNKDNLFTKQNNIWIIANPVSGGGKWLENKAEVIQRLSPYFVCNILETTKEISAKTLTQQAIKNGANTIIASGGDGTLTEVATELVETDITMGILPMGTANALAHVLFGISSKFIPLSTACDVIIAGQKTKIDSAKCNENLMLLLAGLGFENKMITGANREEKNNGGQFAYLQAFFQAVNSNEVLALKIKIDDHPEQSVDTTSLVIANAAPFTTILAQGRGAPNIKDGLLDVTWISPQQDMTDNVLSLAELAWSGLTEQSQPVQSEHNYAKKIVITADHELEYVIDGEVFSTNRLHIEVMPKSLNILSNDE, encoded by the coding sequence ATGTTTATCGTGAAATATTATCTTATTGGCGCCATTTTGGCATTTTTAGCACTTTTATTAACGAGCACACTCTACTTTAAAGTTATTTTTGCTTGGGTTGGCCTGTCTTTATCGCTAGTTAGCTTAGCTTATATTTTCGATTTACCTTGGATTTTCAGAAAAAAAAGTAATGGCAGCATACCTTTCTATATTCGTTGGATTTTTATTCCTTTTTTATTAGGCACACAACTGTATAACGCATGGGCGAGAAAATATGACAAAGTACCTGCCATTCAAGAAATTGAGAAAAACCTGTTTTTGGCATGCCGACTTTTTCCGTCAGATATTCCTTATTTAAGAAAACAAGGTGTCAGTGCAATACTGGACGTTACTGCCGAGTTCGATGGTTTAGATTGGACAGCCGAGAATGAAGAATTAGCTTATTATAATTTACCTGTATTAGATCACAAAAGTCCTAAGTCAGAAGAGTTACTTAAAGCGGTTCATTGGGTAGACAACCATATTTCAAATGCTAATGGCGTAGTTATACATTGTGCTTTGGGTCGTGGTAGATCAGTTTTGGTGATGGCAGCTTATTTATTAAGTAAAAATAAATCGCTCAACGTTGCTCAAGCATTAGAAAAAATAACAGGAATACGCTCGACTGCAGGGTTGAATAAGGCGCAGCTGCGAGCATTAGTACAGTTTAATAAAGATAACTTATTCACAAAACAAAATAATATCTGGATAATCGCCAACCCAGTATCTGGCGGTGGTAAATGGCTGGAAAATAAAGCCGAAGTGATTCAACGATTATCCCCCTATTTTGTTTGCAATATTTTAGAAACAACCAAAGAAATTTCTGCTAAAACGTTAACCCAACAAGCGATTAAAAACGGGGCCAATACTATTATTGCCAGCGGTGGTGATGGCACATTAACTGAAGTAGCAACAGAATTAGTAGAAACAGATATAACCATGGGGATTTTACCTATGGGTACAGCGAACGCACTTGCACATGTACTTTTTGGCATCAGCTCAAAATTTATTCCGCTTAGCACAGCATGCGACGTTATTATTGCGGGTCAAAAAACTAAAATTGATAGTGCTAAATGCAACGAAAACTTAATGCTACTGCTTGCAGGTTTAGGTTTTGAAAACAAGATGATCACTGGTGCTAATCGAGAAGAGAAAAATAACGGTGGTCAATTCGCATACCTACAAGCATTTTTCCAAGCAGTAAACAGCAATGAAGTATTAGCCCTGAAAATAAAAATAGATGATCACCCTGAACAATCTGTCGATACAACGAGTTTAGTTATCGCCAATGCCGCACCATTCACCACGATATTAGCGCAAGGCAGAGGTGCACCGAATATTAAAGATGGTTTACTCGATGTTACTTGGATATCACCTCAACAAGACATGACTGATAATGTACTAAGTTTAGCTGAATTAGCTTGGTCTGGCCTTACCGAGCAATCACAGCCCGTTCAAAGTGAACATAACTATGCTAAGAAAATTGTTATCACTGCAGATCATGAACTTGAATATGTTATTGATGGAGAAGTATTTTCAACGAATCGTTTACATATAGAGGTTATGCCAAAATCGTTAAATATCTTAAGTAATGACGAATAA
- a CDS encoding mechanosensitive ion channel family protein, which yields MKLIELDKFWPLINEKLQLWLEAGIQHLPNMVVAVFIAIIFSIIARIVGNVTRKVLRKALDSKQIADLLSSIIKVVVLLSGIFVALDFLGLQGTVTSLLAGAGIIGLAIGFAFQDMTENLIAGIAMGIRKPFQIGDIVKTEEIFGTVKTINLRNTLVETFFGQLEVIPNKILFRNVLTNYSINGIRRIEVPVGISYADDPEVAAEVIVEALNECDFIIKQDETAVFAESFADSSINLLVWFWIDYPGETGFMKARHEAIVKIKSSLEQADILIPFPIRTLDFGAKGGEKLNTMLSQKADKNGDDKASSKKCCNSSTTNEIDSKNA from the coding sequence ATGAAATTAATTGAGTTAGATAAATTCTGGCCACTCATCAACGAAAAGCTTCAACTATGGTTAGAGGCAGGTATTCAGCACCTGCCAAATATGGTTGTGGCAGTTTTCATCGCGATTATATTTTCCATTATCGCCAGAATTGTCGGAAATGTTACTCGAAAGGTATTAAGAAAGGCCCTCGACTCCAAACAAATAGCTGACTTGCTATCATCGATTATTAAAGTTGTTGTGCTACTTTCAGGCATATTTGTGGCATTAGATTTTCTTGGTTTACAAGGCACAGTTACCTCATTATTAGCCGGTGCGGGTATTATTGGTTTAGCCATAGGTTTTGCCTTTCAAGATATGACCGAGAACTTGATTGCTGGTATTGCTATGGGTATTAGAAAACCATTTCAAATCGGTGACATTGTAAAAACAGAAGAAATTTTTGGTACCGTTAAAACCATCAATTTACGCAATACATTGGTTGAAACCTTTTTCGGACAGCTGGAAGTGATTCCAAACAAAATACTCTTTAGAAATGTGCTAACCAATTACAGCATTAATGGCATAAGACGTATTGAAGTACCTGTAGGTATATCTTACGCGGATGATCCTGAAGTGGCCGCTGAGGTTATTGTAGAAGCACTCAATGAGTGTGACTTTATTATCAAACAAGATGAAACGGCAGTTTTTGCAGAAAGCTTTGCAGACAGTAGTATTAATTTATTAGTTTGGTTTTGGATAGATTATCCAGGCGAAACCGGGTTTATGAAAGCAAGACATGAAGCGATAGTAAAAATAAAATCATCGCTCGAACAAGCTGACATATTAATACCATTCCCAATAAGAACGTTAGATTTTGGTGCTAAAGGTGGTGAAAAATTAAATACCATGTTGAGCCAAAAGGCGGATAAAAATGGTGATGATAAAGCGAGTTCAAAAAAATGCTGTAATAGCTCAACTACTAACGAAATTGACAGCAAAAATGCTTAA
- a CDS encoding entericidin A/B family lipoprotein: MKAKTYYAHIKSILTVLLLSSALGACATIEGAGQDIESAGEAVQDAADG, encoded by the coding sequence ATGAAAGCAAAAACATACTATGCACACATAAAATCTATCTTAACGGTATTGTTGCTGAGCAGCGCTTTAGGTGCTTGTGCCACAATAGAAGGTGCCGGACAAGATATAGAAAGTGCAGGTGAAGCAGTACAAGATGCTGCTGATGGTTAA